TGAATAGCCAGGAAAATCCATTGAAAGTAATTCCTTTGCACTTTGCAATCGCAAATCTTTAAAGCCAGCTCCTTGAATGATTCCAAATAAACCTTGGGTATCAGCCTTTTGATGTGCCTTTAAGCCACGTTCTGCCCATCTGCTTGTTCTTTCTACAGACTTCTTAATGTAATCATGACTTTCAGAAAAAGGCGGACATTCATCAAAGCTCATGATAATGTCTGCTCCTAGCTGATTTTCAATCTGTATTGCTTTTTCTGGTGAGAGAAACATTTTGGATCCATTCAAATGATTTCTGAAATGAACACCCTCTTCTGTAATGGTCCGATTTTCTGATAAAGAAAATACTTGAAAACCACCAGAATCAGTTAGAATTCCTTTGTCCCAGTTCATAAATTTATGAAGCCCACCCGCTTCTTCTACCAAGTCGGCTCCTGGACGTAACCATAAATGATAGGTATTACTTAATATAATTTGAGATCCCATCTCATCTAGCTCTTCGGGAGACATTGATTTAACAGTTGCTAGAGTTCCAACTGGCATGAACATTGGTGTTTGAAAAGTCCCGTGAGGAGTAATGATTTCTCCCAATCGAGCACCAGTATGTTTTTCTTTTTTTATTAATCGATAACGGATTGCTGGTTCTGTCACTATTGTTCTTCCTTCCATAAACTAGTCAAAAAATAAGTATAACACAGCTGAATGAGTCCGTGAAATAAAAAATAGGAGCGAGCCCTTCACTTTAAAGAAAGGCTCGCCCACATATTCGAAAGAGTTTAAATGGACCGAATAATTTGTAGCTCTTTTTTCAATACATCTATAGCTTCTTCTTTATTTCCACATGAATATTCAATTGCTGCTTCTTTGTCTGAACGAAATGTATCCAATACAGAAGACAAATCTATATCCCCTTCATTAAAGAGTGTAGGAACTATTTCTCTATTTTTTTGAATCTTCACATTTTTTATATGAATGTAGTCAACAAAGTCATTTAAAATTCTAGCAGATTGCTCAGGAACTTCTCCGATAAAAGCAAAGTTACCAGTATCAAAAATGATAGACACAGGAATTTTATATTGGTGAGCCTTTAGAATCCATAAAGAAAGGAGTTCAGCACTGCCACCTTTTTCACTTTGATCATTTTCAATAGATAACTGAACGGAAGGAAAACGCTCCAAATACTGATTTAATTTTTTTACAATAGAATCTGAAAAACTCTCAAACTCTCCTAACGTTAATTTCAGTCTTTTTGCATGTAGATCTTTTGCTTCTTGCAAATAGACTTCTAATTGTTCGTTAAGTTTACCTGCTACAAACAATGTATCTGGAACCGAGTAGTATACTTTTAAGTTTTTTAATTTTGCTTTTTCTCTAGTCATATTTAGTTCACTATCGAAATTTCGAAAAAACTCACGGCGAACTTCAACAAATGGAACTTCCAATGCACGTAGCTCATTAAAAAATTCCCATTGCTTTTTATTTCCTTCTACTAGTTCTTCTTGAAAGGCTATCATATTCACACCTATTGACTGGGACACTTTTGAACTCCTTTCTCTTTTACGATTCTATTTTAGTAGCTCTGCCTATCCAATATTTCTTTCGATAGAATTGCATTTTTCAACCATTTCTTATTATCGGAATAATCTTTATTTTTCTTGCTTTGTTTTTTTGAAACAACTAATTTTTCTTCAACAACTGGAGCAAGAGAATCGAACGTAAGTGAATCAGATATATCATCATACATTTTAGTAAAAGAATCGTACTCTTTTTCAAAATCAGTTTCCAAGATGCTCTCCTGATTGGTTTGCATATCGATTACTTTTTCACGTGCGATTGGTTTATTTCTTGGGTATGATTTTATTTCATCAACTGGATCGATACGTTCGGTAACCTCACTCTTCAAAGCTTCCTGTATGAGAGGCCAAACATCTTTCCTTCTTACAAAATTCCATAAATTTCTTTTCCAACT
The Jeotgalibaca sp. MA1X17-3 genome window above contains:
- the tgt gene encoding tRNA guanosine(34) transglycosylase Tgt, translated to MTEPAIRYRLIKKEKHTGARLGEIITPHGTFQTPMFMPVGTLATVKSMSPEELDEMGSQIILSNTYHLWLRPGADLVEEAGGLHKFMNWDKGILTDSGGFQVFSLSENRTITEEGVHFRNHLNGSKMFLSPEKAIQIENQLGADIIMSFDECPPFSESHDYIKKSVERTSRWAERGLKAHQKADTQGLFGIIQGAGFKDLRLQSAKELLSMDFPGYSIGGLSVGETKEEMNHVLDYITPEIPDEKPRYLMGVGAPDSLIDGVIRGIDMFDCVLPTRIARNGTCMTSQGRLVVKNAKYERDFRPLDEKCSCYTCRNYTRAYIRHLFKADETFGMRLTSYHNLHFLINLMTNVRQAIMDDNLLEFREAFIEEYGYNKENARKF
- a CDS encoding sugar phosphate isomerase/epimerase, which produces MSQSIGVNMIAFQEELVEGNKKQWEFFNELRALEVPFVEVRREFFRNFDSELNMTREKAKLKNLKVYYSVPDTLFVAGKLNEQLEVYLQEAKDLHAKRLKLTLGEFESFSDSIVKKLNQYLERFPSVQLSIENDQSEKGGSAELLSLWILKAHQYKIPVSIIFDTGNFAFIGEVPEQSARILNDFVDYIHIKNVKIQKNREIVPTLFNEGDIDLSSVLDTFRSDKEAAIEYSCGNKEEAIDVLKKELQIIRSI